In Cicer arietinum cultivar CDC Frontier isolate Library 1 chromosome 1, Cicar.CDCFrontier_v2.0, whole genome shotgun sequence, one DNA window encodes the following:
- the LOC101491641 gene encoding glucan endo-1,3-beta-glucosidase 5-like: MAQENGSNHRYLATFLISLVSLISNGYAWVGVNWGTMATHQLPPKKVVKMLMENGFRKLKLFDADDSIMVALMGTDIEVMLAIPNVMLHKISNTPKAADSWVYENVTCYLFTGGVNIKYVAVGNEPFLKAYNGTYLNKTLPALKNIQTSLYKAGLGSKIKVTVPFNADIYYSPDLNPLPSAGDFRPEIRDLTIEIIQFLYSNNATFTVNIYPFLSLYGNDNFPFDFAFFDGKNKPLQDGKAVYTNVFDANLDTLMWALDKAGYPDLHVTVGEVGWPTDGDKNANAKNAKRFNQGFIKHALSGNGTPKRKGMMDFYLFSLIDENAKSVAPGNFERHWGIFEFDGKPKYELDIRGKHKENGLVPVEGIKYLKKRWCVLDPDATNLDDLAHSIDYACTKSDCTALGYGSTCNNLSLQGNASYAFNMYYQVNNQMDWDCDFSGLAIITHEDPSEKGCQFPLMFASGSSFLLHEGLSMILIFCYVLAIA, from the exons ATGGCGCAAGAGAATGGTTCAAATCATAGGTACCTAGCAACATTCCTCATTAGCTTGGTAAGTTTAATCTCGAATGGCTATGCTTGGGTTGGTGTGAACTGGGGAACAATGGCAACCCACCAACTTCCACCTAAGAAAGTTGTTAAGATGCTTATGGAAAACGGGTTTCGAAAATTGAAGCTATTTGATGCAGATGATAGCATTATGGTAGCTCTAATGGGTACTGATATTGAAGTCATGCTTGCAATACCAAATGTTATGTTGCATAAGATTAGTAACACTCCTAAAGCTGCAGATTCTTGGGTTTACGAAAATGTTACCTGTTACTTGTTCACTGGTGGTGTCAATATCAA GTACGTTGCTGTGGGTAATGAGCCTTTCCTTAAAGCATACAATGGTACCTATCTAAATAAAACCCTTCCAGCTCTTAAGAACATACAAACTTCACTCTACAAAGCAGGGCTGGGATCAAAGATCAAAGTTACTGTTCCATTCAATGCAGACATTTACTATTCACCAGACTTAAATCCACTGCCATCAGCAGGTGACTTCAGGCCTGAAATAAGAGACCTCACTATTGAAATAATCCAATTCCTATACTCAAACAATGCAACCTTCACAGTCAATATCTACCCTTTCCTTAGTCTTTATGGCAATGATAATTTCccatttgattttgcattttttGATGGAAAGAACAAACCTCTTCAAGACGGCAAAGCAGTTTATACCAATGTGTTTGATGCGAATCTGGATACACTTATGTGGGCTTTAGATAAAGCAGGATATCCAGATTTGCATGTTACAGTTGGTGAAGTTGGGTGGCCAACTGATGGTGATAAGAATGCAAATGCCAAAAATGCAAAGAGATTCAACCAGGGTTTTATTAAACATGCTCTGAGTGGTAATGGTACCCCTAAAAGAAAAGGAATGATGGACTTCTATCTATTCAGTCTCATTGATGAGAATGCTAAAAGTGTTGCTCCTGGAAACTTTGAGAGGCATTGGGGGATTTTTGAGTTTGATGGAAAGCCAAAGTATGAATTAGACATAAGAGGTAAACATAAGGAAAATGGTCTTGTACCTGTTGAAGGGATTAAGTACTTAAAAAAGAGGTGGTGTGTTTTAGATCCAGATGCTACTAATTTGGATGATCTTGCTCATAGTATTGACTATGCTTGTACCAAATCTGATTGTACAGCTCTTGGTTATGGTTCTACTTGTAACAATCTAAGTCTCCAAGGGAATGCTTCTTATGCTTTCAATATGTATTATCAAGTAAATAACCAGATGGATTGGGACTGTGATTTCTCTGGTTTGGCTATCATTACACATGAGGATCCTTCTGAAAAAGGATGTCAATTCCCTTTGATGTTTGCTAGCGGTTCTTCTTTTCTATTGCATGAAGGGCTCTCAATGATCCTGATTTTTTGCTATGTTTTGGCTATAGCTTAA